One Halobacterium wangiae genomic window, GACGTGGTTCGGCCTCCAGCGACGGGCGAAGCCACTCGTCCAGGCCGGGGTGGTCCTCGGCGTGGGCCTGGGCGGCTTCTTCGACGGCATCGTCCTCCACCAGTTGCTCCAGTGGCACCACATGCTCTCCGCGTCCGTCGCCCCGACCACCGTAGCCAACCTGCGCACGAACGTGGTGGCCGACGGCCTGTTCCACGCCGCGACGTACGTCTTCACGGTCGCTGGAACCGTACTACTCCTCCGAGCATGGCGCGACCCCGCGGTCCCGCCGTCGGGTCAGACGCTGCTCGGGTCGACGGTGCTCGGCTGGGGGCTGTTCAACGTCGTCGAGGGCACCGTGAACCACCAGTTGCTCGGCATCCACCACGTCTGGCCGGACGGTCCCGGGTCCGTCCTCCTCTGGGACGTCGCCTTCCTCGTCTGGGGTGTGCTGTTCGTCCTCGGCGGCTACGCCGTCGTCCGCGGCGACGGTGCCGCTGCACCCCCAGAGTGACGAATCGGCTCGACGCCCCCGTCGTCTCCGTATCGGTAACACCTTTCTCCCGGCGACTGAACACGGAGGTATGACAGACCTGCGAACGGCGGCGGAGACCGCGGTCGAACAGTGTCTCGCCCTCGGCGCCG contains:
- a CDS encoding DUF2243 domain-containing protein; the encoded protein is MSDQPGTWFGLQRRAKPLVQAGVVLGVGLGGFFDGIVLHQLLQWHHMLSASVAPTTVANLRTNVVADGLFHAATYVFTVAGTVLLLRAWRDPAVPPSGQTLLGSTVLGWGLFNVVEGTVNHQLLGIHHVWPDGPGSVLLWDVAFLVWGVLFVLGGYAVVRGDGAAAPPE